One stretch of Celeribacter indicus DNA includes these proteins:
- a CDS encoding ParA family protein — protein sequence MPVIVMASPKGGVGKSTCAVLLASEFARMGADVTVLDCDPNKSLTRWASHGAPSGVTLKSDVGRSEIVPTIRSADGDGKIVIVDLEGVASQLVSRAISQADLVIVPMQPTALDAEIGSEALALVREEEEALGRSIRHAVVLTKTSAAVKSRVHKELEAQLNRAGIDVIEPSLVARSAFSELFAYGGDLTAMMNDPEMVTGGKVDKALANAQAFTEAVYERLK from the coding sequence ATGCCCGTCATCGTTATGGCAAGCCCCAAAGGTGGGGTTGGAAAATCGACATGCGCCGTTCTTCTGGCGTCTGAGTTCGCCCGCATGGGCGCGGATGTCACGGTGCTTGACTGTGACCCGAACAAGTCTCTTACCCGGTGGGCATCTCATGGCGCACCTTCTGGTGTGACCCTGAAGAGCGATGTTGGTCGTTCAGAGATCGTTCCGACCATCCGGAGCGCAGACGGTGACGGCAAGATCGTCATTGTGGACTTGGAAGGTGTTGCGTCCCAACTCGTAAGCCGCGCCATCTCACAGGCGGACCTGGTGATCGTCCCGATGCAGCCGACAGCGCTCGACGCAGAGATCGGCTCCGAGGCGCTGGCGTTGGTCCGTGAGGAGGAAGAAGCGCTTGGGCGGTCAATCCGGCACGCTGTGGTGCTGACCAAGACCAGCGCAGCGGTCAAAAGCCGCGTCCATAAGGAGTTGGAAGCACAGCTCAACAGGGCAGGGATCGACGTGATCGAACCATCTTTGGTTGCGCGCTCAGCGTTCTCGGAGCTGTTTGCCTATGGGGGAGATCTGACAGCGATGATGAATGACCCTGAGATGGTCACAGGCGGCAAGGTAGATAAGGCGTTGGCGAACGCTCAGGCATTCACGGAGGCTGTTTATGAGCGGCTCAAATAG
- the dcm gene encoding DNA (cytosine-5-)-methyltransferase has product MTEFEMLLTQSGWSMPEAAKALGYSEGHLYRWKRGEEVPREAVMKLLRMEVRSRQRHDNNASFSFIDLFAGIGGLRRAMEGAGGRCVFTSEWDRFAQQTYHANFPDNRPIAGDIREVDPEDIPDHDVLVAGFPCQPFSIAGVSKKNALGRAHGFLDETQGTLFFDVLRILMHHRPAAFMLENVKNLKSHDKGRTFEVIRRALTEELGYTLHTQIIDAANFVPQHRERIVMVGFREATDFSFEELNLPGRQGRGMRDILHPENGAEAPEGHYTVGPDAKVSDKYTLTDKLWAYLQDYAAKHRAKGNGFGFGLVDGDSIARTLSARYYKDGSEILVSRGEGRNPRRLTPRECARLMGFDDSFRIPVSDTQAYKQFGNSVAVPVFAEVARLMQPHVLKLMDQPRLQKVG; this is encoded by the coding sequence ATGACAGAATTTGAGATGCTGCTGACGCAGAGCGGATGGTCGATGCCTGAAGCCGCCAAAGCTCTGGGATATTCCGAAGGCCACCTCTACCGCTGGAAGCGGGGTGAGGAAGTGCCGCGCGAAGCTGTAATGAAGCTGCTTCGGATGGAAGTGCGTTCAAGGCAACGCCATGACAACAACGCATCATTCTCTTTCATCGATCTCTTTGCGGGGATCGGTGGCTTGCGAAGAGCCATGGAAGGGGCAGGGGGCCGTTGTGTCTTCACATCGGAATGGGACCGTTTCGCCCAGCAGACCTATCACGCCAACTTCCCCGACAATCGCCCAATCGCGGGAGATATCCGCGAGGTAGACCCAGAGGATATCCCGGATCACGATGTTCTTGTGGCCGGTTTCCCGTGCCAGCCGTTCTCAATCGCTGGTGTATCCAAGAAGAACGCGCTTGGACGTGCGCACGGCTTCCTCGATGAAACCCAGGGTACATTGTTTTTCGACGTGCTGCGCATCCTGATGCACCACCGCCCGGCGGCCTTCATGCTGGAGAACGTCAAGAATCTGAAAAGCCATGATAAGGGCCGGACATTTGAGGTGATCCGGCGCGCTCTGACCGAGGAGCTGGGGTACACGCTGCATACCCAGATCATCGACGCGGCCAACTTCGTGCCACAGCACCGGGAACGGATCGTTATGGTCGGCTTCCGGGAAGCCACGGACTTCAGCTTTGAAGAACTGAATCTGCCCGGACGGCAGGGCAGGGGGATGCGGGATATTCTGCACCCGGAGAACGGGGCTGAGGCCCCAGAAGGGCATTACACGGTTGGTCCTGATGCAAAGGTCAGCGACAAGTACACGCTCACAGACAAGCTCTGGGCGTACCTGCAGGACTACGCTGCCAAGCACCGGGCCAAAGGCAACGGGTTTGGGTTTGGCCTCGTTGATGGCGACAGCATCGCAAGGACGCTGTCGGCACGCTACTATAAGGACGGCTCGGAAATCCTTGTCAGCCGCGGTGAAGGCAGGAACCCACGCCGCCTGACACCTCGTGAATGTGCAAGGCTGATGGGATTTGATGACAGTTTCAGGATTCCGGTTTCGGATACTCAGGCGTACAAGCAGTTTGGCAACTCCGTAGCCGTGCCGGTCTTTGCGGAAGTCGCCCGGCTGATGCAACCTCACGTCCTGAAACTGATGGATCAGCCCCGGCTGCAAAAGGTTGGCTGA